A genomic window from Sorex araneus isolate mSorAra2 chromosome 2, mSorAra2.pri, whole genome shotgun sequence includes:
- the GPAA1 gene encoding glycosylphosphatidylinositol anchor attachment 1 protein isoform X1 yields the protein MGLLSDPVRRRALVRLVLRLNAPLCVLSYVAGIAWFLALAFPPLTQRTYMSENAMGSTMVEEQFAGGDRARGWARDFAAQRRKSGALPVAWLERTMRSVGLEVYSQSFARKLPFPDETHERYMVTGTNVYGILRAPRAASTESLVLTVPCGPDSTNSQAVGLLLGLAAHFRGQIYWAKDIIFLVTEHDLLGTEAWLEAYHDVNVTGMQSAPLQGRAGAIQAAVALELSSDVVTSLDVAVEGLNGQLPNLDLLNLFQTFCQKGGLLCTLQGKLQPQDWTSVDGPLQGLQTLLLMVLQQASGRPHGPHGLFLRYRVEAITLRGINSFRQYKYDLVAVGKALEGMFRKLNHLLERLHQSFFFYLLPALSRFVSIGLYMPAAGFLLLVLGLKALELWMHLHEAGGGSEEASGTPGPSPPLPPAQGVGLASLVAPVLISQAMGLALYILPVLGQHVATQHFPVAEAEAVVLTLLAIYVAGLALPHNTHWVVSAQAPDRGWMALKLVALIYLALQLACVTLTNFSLGFLLAATMVPTAALAEPRGPRPLYAVLLVLTSPAATLLGSLFLWRELQEAPLALAEGWQLFLAALAQGVLEHHVYGSLLFPLLALGIYPCWLLFWNVLFWK from the exons ATGGGCCTCCTGTCGGACCCGGTGCGCCGGCGCGCGCTCGTCCGCTTGGTGCTGCGCCTCAACGCGCCACTCTG CGTGCTGAGCTACGTGGCGGGTATCGCTTGGTTCCTGGCGCTGGCCTTCCCGCCGCTGACCCAGCGCACGTATATGTCGGAGAATGCCATGGGCTCCACCATGGTGGAGGAGCAGTTTGCGGGCGGTGACCGCGCCCGCGGCTGGGCCCGGGACTTCGCCGCGCAGCGAAGGAAGTCGGG GGCGCTGCCCGTGGCCTGGCTGGAGCGCACCATGCGGTCGGTGGGCCTGGAGGTCTACTCGCAGAGTTTCGCCCGGAAACTGCCTTTCCCAGATGAGACCCACGAGCGCTAT ATGGTGACTGGCACCAACGTGTATGGCATCCTGCGGGCACCGCGTGCGGCCAGCACCGAATCTCTGGTGCTCACCGTCCCCTGTGGCCCGGACTCTACCAACAGCCAGGCGGTGGGGCTGTTGCTGGGGCTCGCGGCCCACTTCCGCG GGCAGATTTACTGGGCCAAAGACATCATCTTCCTGGTGACAGAGCACGACCTGCTGGGCACTGAGGCTTGGCTAGAAGCCTACCATGATGTCAACGTCACGG GCATGCAGTCGGCTCCTCTGCAGGGCCGGGCTGGAGCCATCCAGGCGGCTGTGGCCCTGGAGCTGAGCAGTGATGTGGTCACCAGCCTCGACGTGGCCGTGGAGGGGCTCAACGGGCAGCTGCCCAACCTTGACCTGCTCAACCTCTTCCAGACCTTCTGCCAGAAAGGGGGGTTGCTGTGTACACTGCAGGGCAAG CTGCAGCCCCAGGACTGGACATCAGTGGATGGGCCCTTGCAGGGTCTGCAAACGCTGCTGCTCATGGTCTTGCAGCAGGCCTCCGGCCGCCCGCACGGCCCCCACGGCCTCTTTCTGCGCTACCGTGTCGAGGCCATCACCCTCCGCGGCATAAACAGCTTCCGCCAGTATAAGTATGACCTGGTGGCTGTGGGAAA GGCTTTAGAGGGCATGTTCCGCAAGCTCAACCACCTCCTGGAGCGCCTGCACCAGTCCTTCTTCTTCTATCTGCTCCCCGCCCTCTCCCGCTTCGTCTCCATCGGCCTCTACATGCCTGCCGCTGGCTTCCTGCTCCTGGTTCTCGGTCTCAAG GCTCTGGAACTGTGGATGCATCTACATGAGGCTGGAGGGGGCTCTGAAGAGGCCAGTGGCacccctgggcccagccctcccctgcccccggcgCAG GGAGTGGGGCTGGCCTCGCTCGTGGCGCCCGTGCTGATCTCTCAGGCCATGGGGCTGGCACTCTACATTCTGCCGGTGCTGGGCCAACATGTGGCCACGCAGCATTTCCCCGTGGCTGAGGCCGAGGCTGTGGTGCTGACGCTGCTGGCCATCTATGTGGCTGGCTTGGCCCTTCCACATAACACCCACTG GGTGGTGAGTGCACAGGCCCCAGACAGGGGATGGATGGCCCTGAAGCTGGTGGCCCTCATCTACTTGGCACTGCAGCTGGCCTGTGTCACCCTCACCAACTTCTCACTTGGTTTCCTGTTGGCTGCCACCATGGTGCCCACTGCTGCCCTTGCTGAGCCCCGTGGGCCCCG GCCGCTCTATGCCGTCCTGCTGGTGCTGACGAGCCCGGCGGCCACGCTCCTGGGCAGCCTGTTCCTGTGGCGGGAGCTGCAGGAGGCTCCACTTGCGCTGGCTGAGGGCTGGCAGCTCTTCCTGGCGGCACTGGCGCAGGGCGTGCTAGAACACCACGTCTACGGCTCTCTGCTCTTCCCACTGCTGGCGCTGGGCATCTACCCCTGCTGGCTGCTCTTCTGGAACGTTCTCTTCTGGAAGTGA
- the GPAA1 gene encoding glycosylphosphatidylinositol anchor attachment 1 protein isoform X2, producing MVTGTNVYGILRAPRAASTESLVLTVPCGPDSTNSQAVGLLLGLAAHFRGQIYWAKDIIFLVTEHDLLGTEAWLEAYHDVNVTGMQSAPLQGRAGAIQAAVALELSSDVVTSLDVAVEGLNGQLPNLDLLNLFQTFCQKGGLLCTLQGKLQPQDWTSVDGPLQGLQTLLLMVLQQASGRPHGPHGLFLRYRVEAITLRGINSFRQYKYDLVAVGKALEGMFRKLNHLLERLHQSFFFYLLPALSRFVSIGLYMPAAGFLLLVLGLKALELWMHLHEAGGGSEEASGTPGPSPPLPPAQGVGLASLVAPVLISQAMGLALYILPVLGQHVATQHFPVAEAEAVVLTLLAIYVAGLALPHNTHWVVSAQAPDRGWMALKLVALIYLALQLACVTLTNFSLGFLLAATMVPTAALAEPRGPRPLYAVLLVLTSPAATLLGSLFLWRELQEAPLALAEGWQLFLAALAQGVLEHHVYGSLLFPLLALGIYPCWLLFWNVLFWK from the exons ATGGTGACTGGCACCAACGTGTATGGCATCCTGCGGGCACCGCGTGCGGCCAGCACCGAATCTCTGGTGCTCACCGTCCCCTGTGGCCCGGACTCTACCAACAGCCAGGCGGTGGGGCTGTTGCTGGGGCTCGCGGCCCACTTCCGCG GGCAGATTTACTGGGCCAAAGACATCATCTTCCTGGTGACAGAGCACGACCTGCTGGGCACTGAGGCTTGGCTAGAAGCCTACCATGATGTCAACGTCACGG GCATGCAGTCGGCTCCTCTGCAGGGCCGGGCTGGAGCCATCCAGGCGGCTGTGGCCCTGGAGCTGAGCAGTGATGTGGTCACCAGCCTCGACGTGGCCGTGGAGGGGCTCAACGGGCAGCTGCCCAACCTTGACCTGCTCAACCTCTTCCAGACCTTCTGCCAGAAAGGGGGGTTGCTGTGTACACTGCAGGGCAAG CTGCAGCCCCAGGACTGGACATCAGTGGATGGGCCCTTGCAGGGTCTGCAAACGCTGCTGCTCATGGTCTTGCAGCAGGCCTCCGGCCGCCCGCACGGCCCCCACGGCCTCTTTCTGCGCTACCGTGTCGAGGCCATCACCCTCCGCGGCATAAACAGCTTCCGCCAGTATAAGTATGACCTGGTGGCTGTGGGAAA GGCTTTAGAGGGCATGTTCCGCAAGCTCAACCACCTCCTGGAGCGCCTGCACCAGTCCTTCTTCTTCTATCTGCTCCCCGCCCTCTCCCGCTTCGTCTCCATCGGCCTCTACATGCCTGCCGCTGGCTTCCTGCTCCTGGTTCTCGGTCTCAAG GCTCTGGAACTGTGGATGCATCTACATGAGGCTGGAGGGGGCTCTGAAGAGGCCAGTGGCacccctgggcccagccctcccctgcccccggcgCAG GGAGTGGGGCTGGCCTCGCTCGTGGCGCCCGTGCTGATCTCTCAGGCCATGGGGCTGGCACTCTACATTCTGCCGGTGCTGGGCCAACATGTGGCCACGCAGCATTTCCCCGTGGCTGAGGCCGAGGCTGTGGTGCTGACGCTGCTGGCCATCTATGTGGCTGGCTTGGCCCTTCCACATAACACCCACTG GGTGGTGAGTGCACAGGCCCCAGACAGGGGATGGATGGCCCTGAAGCTGGTGGCCCTCATCTACTTGGCACTGCAGCTGGCCTGTGTCACCCTCACCAACTTCTCACTTGGTTTCCTGTTGGCTGCCACCATGGTGCCCACTGCTGCCCTTGCTGAGCCCCGTGGGCCCCG GCCGCTCTATGCCGTCCTGCTGGTGCTGACGAGCCCGGCGGCCACGCTCCTGGGCAGCCTGTTCCTGTGGCGGGAGCTGCAGGAGGCTCCACTTGCGCTGGCTGAGGGCTGGCAGCTCTTCCTGGCGGCACTGGCGCAGGGCGTGCTAGAACACCACGTCTACGGCTCTCTGCTCTTCCCACTGCTGGCGCTGGGCATCTACCCCTGCTGGCTGCTCTTCTGGAACGTTCTCTTCTGGAAGTGA
- the LOC101555423 gene encoding cytochrome c1, heme protein, mitochondrial — protein sequence MAVAAASLRGAALCPRGAGLPGARVRGLLCGARPGQLPLRTPQAAALSSRAGLSRGRRVALTALGVLAAGGAGLAAALHSAVSASDLELHPPGYAWTHRGLLSSLDHASIRRGFQVYKQVCSSCHSMDYVAYRHLVGVCYTEEEAKAMAQEVEVQDGPNDDGEMFMRPGKLSDYFPKPYPNPEAARAANNGALPPDLSYIVRARHGGEDYVFSLLTGYCDPPTGVSLREGLHFNPYFPGQAIGMAPPIYNEVLEFDDGTPATMSQVAKDVCTFLRWASEPEHDHRKRMGLKMLMMMGLLLPLVYAMKRHKWSVLKSRKLAYRPPK from the exons ATGGCGGTGGCGGCGGCTTCTCTGCGCGGGGCGGCGCTGTgtccgcggggcgcggggctgccgGGCGCGCGGGTTCGGGGTCTGCTGTGCGGCGCGCGGCCCGGGCAGCTCCCACTGCGGACGCCTCAG GCGGCGGCCCTGTCGTCGCGGGCCGGCCTGTCCCGGGGCCGCAGGGTGGCGCTGACCGCGCTGGGCGTGCTggcggccgggggcgcgggcctGGCCGCGGCGCTGCACTCGGCCGTGAGCGCCAGCGATCTGGAGCTGCACCCGCCAGGCTATGCGTGGACGCACCGCGGTCTTCTGTCCTCGCTGGACCACGCCAG CATCCGCCGCGGCTTCCAGGTGTACAAGCAGGTGTGCTCATCGTGCCACAGCATGGACTACGTGGCCTACCGCCACCTCGTCGGCGTCTGCTACACCGAGGAGGAGGCCAAGGCAATGGCCCAGGAG GTGGAGGTCCAGGATGGCCCCAATGATGATGGGGAAATGTTCATGCGGCCAGGGAAGCTGTCCGACTACTTCCCCAAGCCCTACCCCAACCCTGAGGCCGCGCGCGCTGCCAACAACGGAGCACTGCCCCCAGACCTCAGCTACATCGTAAGAGCCAG GCATGGCGGTGAGGACTACGTCTTCTCCCTGCTCACGGGCTACTGTGATCCACCGACCGGCGTGTCTCTGCGTGAGGGGCTGCACTTCAACCCCTACTTTCCTGGCCAAGCCATCGGCATGGCTCCTCCCATCTACAATGAGGTCTTGGAGTTTGATGATG GCACCCCAGCCACCATGTCCCAGGTAGCGAAAGACGTGTGCACCTTCCTGCGCTGGGCATCCGAGCCTGAGCATGACCATCGCAAGCGGATGGGGCTTAAG ATGTTGATGATGATGGGCTTGCTATTGCCCCTGGTCTACGCCATGAAGAGGCACAAGTGGTCAGTCCTGAAGAGCCGGAAGCTGGCTTATCGGCCACCCAAGTGA